One Ascaphus truei isolate aAscTru1 chromosome 22, aAscTru1.hap1, whole genome shotgun sequence DNA segment encodes these proteins:
- the TMEM100 gene encoding transmembrane protein 100 yields the protein MMEQPIKEIPGTPKGPEPVTMEKTNNDYVITAVPRVNETQLTAATGGAELSCYRCTIPFGVVILIAGVVVTAVAYSFNSHGSIITMFGLVLLSFGLLLVCSSALCWKIRQRKKRVKRRESQTALMANQRSLFA from the coding sequence ATGATGGAGCAGCCCATTAAAGAGATCCCAGGAACTCCAAAGGGCCCGGAACCCGTGACGATGGAAAAgaccaacaatgactatgtgatCACAGCTGTTCCCAGGGTCAATGAAACTCAGCTGACTGCGGCGACGGGGGGCGCAGAACTATCCTGTTACCGCTGCACCATCCCCTTCGGAGTGGTAATACTTATAGCCGGAGTGGTCGTCACTGCGGTGGCTTACAGTTTTAACTCTCACGGGTCCATCATAACCATGTTCGGACTGGTCCTTTTATCCTTTGGGCTACTCTTGGTCTGCTCAAGTGCCCTATGCTGGAAAATCAGGCAACGGAAAAAGAGAGTGAAAAGGAGGGAGAGTCAAACGGCGTTGATGGCAAACCAAAGGAGTTTATTCGCTTAA